The following are encoded in a window of Phaseolus vulgaris cultivar G19833 chromosome 3, P. vulgaris v2.0, whole genome shotgun sequence genomic DNA:
- the LOC137808339 gene encoding salicylic acid-binding protein 2-like codes for MMGSEKKHFVLVHGACHGAWCWYKLKPRLESGGHKVTALDLAASGINLQKIEDVGTFSEYSEPLLQLLATIPPNEKVILVGHSLGGLNIALAMEKFPERVEVAVFLTAVVPDIERKPSYVLQKYNESIPAPNWSDNEFLQSGNKTVVVFGPKFISTKLYQGSSIQDIELAKTLLRPGSLFIEDLSQQTIFSKEGYGSVPMAFIVCTEDLGIPLDFQLWMIQNAGVNDVVEITGADHMAMLSKPQELCDSLQQIAAKYA; via the exons atgATGGGTTCAGAAAAGAAGCATTTTGTTCTGGTCCATGGGGCTTGTCATGGAGCTTGGTGTTGGTACAAGCTGAAGCCACGTTTGGAATCTGGAGGGCACAAGGTGACAGCTCTGGACCTTGCTGCGTCTGGAATCAACCTGCAGAAAATTGAAGACGTTGGTACTTTTTCAGAGTATTCTGAGCCTTTGTTGCAGCTATTGGCAACAATTCCCCCAAATGAAAAAGTGATTCTAGTGGGTCATAGCCTTGGAGGACTCAACATAGCACTTGCCATGGAGAAATTCCCAGAAAGAGTTGAGGTTGCTGTTTTCTTAACAGCTGTAGTTCCAGATATTGAGCGCAAGCCCTCCTATGTTTTACAAAAG TACAATGAGAGTATTCCAGCTCCGAACTGGTCGGACAATGAATTCTTGCAGAGTGGAAACAAGACAGTAGTTGTTTTTGGTCCCAAATTCATATCCACCAAACTCTACCAAGGCTCCTCCATTCAG GATATAGAGTTGGCCAAAACTTTGTTAAGGCCAGGTTCCCTCTTTATCGAAGACTTGTCTCAGCAGACAATTTTTTCTAAAGAGGGATATGGGTCAGTTCCTATGGCTTTTATTGTTTGCACCGAGGACCTTGGAATTCCATTGGATTTTCAGCTATGGATGATTCAAAATGCTGGCGTCAATGACGTTGTAGAGATCACAGGTGCCGATCATATGGCTATGCTTAGCAAGCCACAAGAACTGTGCGATTCTCTGCAACAAATAGCTGCTAAATATGCATGA
- the LOC137808340 gene encoding salicylic acid-binding protein 2-like isoform X1 → MSSEKCIDRKHYVLVHGACYGAWLWYKLKPRLECAGHKVSVLDLAASGNNMQKIEDVDTFSDYSEPLLQLLASIPPNEKVVLVGHSLGGLNIALAMDKFPEKVAVGVFVTAVIPDTQHNPSYVLEKLIESTLGENWLDTEFSRSGNKTTVVFGPKFMSKKLYQASSIEDIELAKTLLRPGSLFMEDLSQQKSFSMQGYGSVPLVFVVSTEDNEIPLNFQLWMIQNVGTNVEVVEIKGADHMLMISKPQELCDSLLHIATKYA, encoded by the exons atgagTTCAGAAAAGTGTATAGATAGGAAGCACTATGTTCTGGTGCATGGGGCTTGTTATGGAGCTTGGCTTTGGTATAAGCTGAAGCCACGCTTGGAATGTGCAGGCCACAAGGTCTCGGTGCTGGATCTTGCAGCTTCTGGCAACAACATGCAGAAAATTGAAGATGTTGATACTTTCTCAGACTATTCTGAACCTTTGTTGCAGCTATTGGCCTCAATTCCCCCAAATGAGAAGGTAGTTCTAGTAGGTCACAGTCTTGGAGGGCTCAACATAGCACTTGCCATGGACAAGTTCCCAGAAAAGGTAGCAGTTGGTGTTTTCGTAACTGCTGTAATTCCAGACACTCAACACAACCCGTCCTATGTCTTGGAAAAG TTGATTGAGAGTACCTTGGGAGAGAATTGGTTGGACACTGAATTCTCTAGGAGTGGAAATAAAACAACAGTTGTTTTTGGTCCGAAATTCATGTCCAAGAAACTCTACCAAGCCTCTTCCATTGAG GATATAGAGTTGGCCAAGACCTTACTAAGACCAGGATCCCTCTTTATGGAAGACTTGTCCCAACAGAAGAGCTTCTCTATGCAGGGATATGGGTCAGTTCCTCTTGTTTTTGTTGTTTCCACTGAGGACAATGAAATTCCATTGAATTTTCAGCTCTGGATGATCCAAAATGTTGGAACGAATGTTGAGGTTGTAGAGATCAAAGGTGCAGACCATATGCTTATGATTAGCAAGCCACAAGAACTATGTGATTCTCTCCTCCATATAGCTACTAAATATGCATGA
- the LOC137808340 gene encoding salicylic acid-binding protein 2-like isoform X2 produces the protein MSSEKCIDRKHYVLVHGACYGAWLWYKLKPRLECAGHKVSVLDLAASGNNMQKIEDVDTFSDYSEPLLQLLASIPPNEKVVLVGHSLGGLNIALAMDKFPEKVAVGVFVTAVIPDTQHNPSYVLEKDIELAKTLLRPGSLFMEDLSQQKSFSMQGYGSVPLVFVVSTEDNEIPLNFQLWMIQNVGTNVEVVEIKGADHMLMISKPQELCDSLLHIATKYA, from the exons atgagTTCAGAAAAGTGTATAGATAGGAAGCACTATGTTCTGGTGCATGGGGCTTGTTATGGAGCTTGGCTTTGGTATAAGCTGAAGCCACGCTTGGAATGTGCAGGCCACAAGGTCTCGGTGCTGGATCTTGCAGCTTCTGGCAACAACATGCAGAAAATTGAAGATGTTGATACTTTCTCAGACTATTCTGAACCTTTGTTGCAGCTATTGGCCTCAATTCCCCCAAATGAGAAGGTAGTTCTAGTAGGTCACAGTCTTGGAGGGCTCAACATAGCACTTGCCATGGACAAGTTCCCAGAAAAGGTAGCAGTTGGTGTTTTCGTAACTGCTGTAATTCCAGACACTCAACACAACCCGTCCTATGTCTTGGAAAAG GATATAGAGTTGGCCAAGACCTTACTAAGACCAGGATCCCTCTTTATGGAAGACTTGTCCCAACAGAAGAGCTTCTCTATGCAGGGATATGGGTCAGTTCCTCTTGTTTTTGTTGTTTCCACTGAGGACAATGAAATTCCATTGAATTTTCAGCTCTGGATGATCCAAAATGTTGGAACGAATGTTGAGGTTGTAGAGATCAAAGGTGCAGACCATATGCTTATGATTAGCAAGCCACAAGAACTATGTGATTCTCTCCTCCATATAGCTACTAAATATGCATGA